In Comamonadaceae bacterium OS-1, a single window of DNA contains:
- the bepA_6 gene encoding beta-barrel assembly-enhancing protease, producing MQMNPGWRSVCLGLALVLAPPAWARDGVEVGGNSVFSKLASAESVEQTARAQYQQTLQQANQQQALAPANHPQLLRLRRIAARIIPFAADWNPRAKDWQWQVNLIGSNQINAWCMPGGKIAFYTGILDTLKLTDDEVAAVMGHEIAHALREHARERMGKSLATNLGANLLSQWLGAGQLGNTVIGGGAQLLSLQFSRSDETEADLVGLELAARAGFDPRAGITLWQKMAAQNKGAPPQWLSTHPAGSTRIAEMQKNLPRVLPLYEQAKKS from the coding sequence ATGCAGATGAACCCTGGCTGGCGGTCGGTTTGCCTGGGCCTGGCCCTGGTGCTTGCACCCCCGGCGTGGGCGCGTGACGGGGTGGAGGTGGGTGGCAACTCGGTGTTTTCCAAGCTGGCATCGGCCGAGTCGGTGGAGCAAACCGCCCGCGCCCAGTACCAGCAGACCCTGCAGCAGGCCAACCAGCAGCAGGCACTGGCCCCGGCCAACCACCCGCAACTGCTGCGCCTGCGCCGCATTGCCGCGCGCATCATTCCATTTGCCGCCGACTGGAACCCGCGCGCCAAAGACTGGCAGTGGCAGGTCAACCTGATCGGCAGCAACCAGATCAATGCCTGGTGCATGCCCGGCGGCAAAATCGCTTTCTACACCGGCATTCTGGACACGCTCAAGCTCACCGACGACGAAGTGGCCGCCGTGATGGGCCATGAAATCGCCCACGCCCTGCGCGAACACGCCCGCGAACGCATGGGCAAATCCCTGGCCACGAACCTGGGGGCTAATTTGCTGAGCCAGTGGCTGGGTGCCGGGCAACTGGGCAACACGGTGATTGGCGGTGGGGCGCAGTTGCTCAGCCTGCAGTTCAGCCGCTCCGACGAGACCGAGGCCGACCTGGTCGGCCTGGAGCTGGCCGCCCGCGCCGGTTTCGACCCGCGCGCGGGCATCACCTTGTGGCAAAAAATGGCCGCCCAGAACAAGGGCGCACCACCCCAGTGGCTCAGCACCCACCCGGCGGGCAGCACCCGCATTGCCGAGATGCAGAAGAACCTGCCCCGGGTGTTGCCGTTGTACGAGCAGGCTAAAAAGAGCTAA
- the garD_1 gene encoding galactarate dehydratase (L-threo-forming), whose protein sequence is MPAATPHTIRMHLRDNVAIVANDGGLAAGTVLPSGLVLIDKVPQGHKVALFDLPAGGPVLRYGIPIGYALKEIPAGSWVHERLLQMPDARGLTDLPMATVQPEAQPPLEGYTFEGYRNADGSVGTRNILAITQTVQCVAGVTDFAVQRIKAELLPRFPHVDDVVALEHSYGCGVAIDAPGAEIPIRTLRNISLNPNFGGEVMVVSLGCEKLQPERLMPPGTIPLIDERSVADVGTSADTPLDVVCLQDDAHVGFMSMVESIVRQAEVHLERLNARRRVTVPASELVVGVQCGGSDAFSGVTANPAVGYCTDLLVRAGASVMFSETTEVRDGIDQLTSRASTPAVAEAMVKEMAWYDAYLQRGKVDRSANTTPGNKKGGLSNIVEKAMGSIVKSGSVAITGVLSPGEKLKQKGLTYAATPASDFICGTLQLAAGMNLHVFTTGRGTPYGLAPVPVIKVATRSDLARRWHDLMDVNAGTIADGAATIEDVGWELFQLMLEVASGRKKTWAEHWKLHNALVLFNPAPVT, encoded by the coding sequence ATGCCAGCAGCTACGCCCCACACCATCCGCATGCACCTGCGCGACAACGTCGCCATCGTGGCCAACGACGGCGGCCTGGCCGCGGGCACGGTGCTGCCCAGCGGTCTGGTGCTGATCGACAAAGTGCCCCAGGGCCACAAGGTAGCGCTGTTCGATCTGCCCGCGGGTGGCCCGGTGCTGCGCTATGGCATCCCCATCGGCTACGCTTTAAAGGAGATTCCCGCGGGCAGCTGGGTGCACGAGCGCCTGCTGCAAATGCCCGACGCACGCGGGCTGACCGACTTGCCCATGGCCACCGTCCAGCCCGAAGCCCAGCCCCCGCTGGAGGGCTACACCTTCGAGGGCTACCGCAATGCCGACGGCTCGGTGGGCACCCGCAATATTTTGGCCATTACCCAGACCGTGCAGTGCGTGGCCGGGGTTACCGACTTCGCGGTACAGCGCATCAAGGCCGAGCTGCTGCCCCGCTTTCCCCATGTGGATGACGTGGTGGCGCTGGAACACAGCTACGGCTGCGGTGTGGCCATCGACGCGCCGGGCGCCGAGATTCCCATCCGCACCCTGCGCAACATCAGCCTGAACCCCAACTTTGGCGGCGAGGTGATGGTGGTCAGCCTGGGCTGCGAAAAGCTGCAACCCGAGCGCCTGATGCCGCCGGGCACCATTCCGCTGATTGACGAACGCAGCGTGGCCGATGTGGGCACCAGCGCCGACACCCCACTCGACGTGGTGTGCCTCCAAGACGACGCGCACGTGGGCTTCATGTCGATGGTCGAATCCATCGTGCGCCAGGCCGAAGTGCACCTGGAGCGCCTGAACGCCCGCCGCCGCGTCACCGTGCCCGCCAGCGAATTGGTGGTGGGTGTGCAGTGCGGCGGCAGCGATGCATTCAGCGGCGTCACGGCCAACCCGGCCGTCGGTTACTGCACCGACCTGCTGGTGCGCGCCGGGGCCAGCGTGATGTTCTCGGAAACCACCGAGGTACGCGACGGCATCGACCAGCTCACCTCCCGCGCCAGCACCCCCGCAGTGGCCGAAGCGATGGTCAAAGAGATGGCCTGGTACGACGCGTACCTGCAGCGTGGCAAGGTGGACCGCAGCGCCAACACCACGCCCGGCAACAAAAAAGGCGGCCTGTCCAACATTGTCGAAAAAGCCATGGGCTCCATCGTCAAGAGCGGCTCAGTGGCCATCACCGGCGTGCTGTCACCCGGCGAAAAGCTCAAGCAAAAGGGTTTGACGTACGCCGCCACCCCGGCCAGCGACTTCATCTGCGGCACGCTGCAACTGGCCGCGGGTATGAACCTGCACGTGTTCACCACCGGCCGCGGCACGCCCTACGGCCTGGCCCCGGTACCGGTGATCAAGGTGGCCACGCGCAGCGACCTGGCCCGCCGCTGGCACGACCTGATGGACGTGAACGCAGGCACCATCGCCGACGGCGCAGCGACCATCGAAGACGTGGGCTGGGAACTGTTCCAGCTGATGCTGGAAGTGGCCAGTGGCCGCAAGAAAACCTGGGCCGAGCACTGGAAGCTGCACAACGCCCTGGTGCTGTTCAACCCGGCGCCAGTGACCTGA